Part of the Mytilus trossulus isolate FHL-02 chromosome 2, PNRI_Mtr1.1.1.hap1, whole genome shotgun sequence genome is shown below.
ATGAAATCCTGTTCAGTGTTGTTGTATAATGAATATTAAACTTGTTACACGAATGATGGAAAGATGAATTGATTGAAGAAAGATACCATACAGAAAAggttatcaaatataaataaataaaaacataacagtattaaattaattttgtatctttaaagtatttaaaatgaacatttgtcatgtttgtgttggtcttgtatgatttttaatttatgttcatttatatatttcagagtttagtatgacatccattttaactgaactagaacacatttttttatatagggtCAGTTGAAGCATGCTCCAGGGTGAAGACCAtaggtggccttcagctgttctCTACTCTATCATGGTCAGGTTGCCgtctctatgacacattccccatttccattctgaatttCATTGTGAACTGTTTTGTATTTCATCATACCTTTGTTGATATTTTCTAGTAGATGGCAATGTTTCTTTGATGCAGAACCtatctgtttgtcattttcatctATCAGGATGCATTCTTCTTTCATTAACTGGACTTGTGTGACATCACAGTTATCTAGGATTGTATCTGATACACCAAGTGGTATCTGGCTAGTGGTCATTACATTTCTTAAAAGAAAACAGTGTGGTTAAATATCCTGGTACAAAAGAGTGAATCTTGGCGCTGTTTTCTGTGTTCATATctgagggggataggacctttatcgggactccatGGACTCCGGgattgggtgtttttaagcttgggatttTGGGATTGACCCTTTTGGGATCTGGgtcaaaatctttaattgtttttacataggcggtaatggtaacgttttctcctgtagctcagtccatatcgttaacttggatatgtataatagctcgtttcgaagctgtgacattttcacataagtggttaaattttcggggtacgaagtgagattacttttccGTGAATTAGCAAACCCGGAACATCTttttgtgatgcggctccttgtggtaaaatatcccctttttaacacaataagttctttgaaaatttaatactttgaacacattcaatagctccatagtttttacacatttattctatgttcctctactttcctaatcaccacaaataattaagttcagtcatttgctaaaaatagaaacatgtccaatatcactacacagagattttttctttacacgtgacttttgagttcctcatttcaaggtgcattagggatgttgtcccatctgggaattcttttttcgaatctTGGTACTTCAGgctttcgtgtttttaagcctgggatttCAGGATCTCGtattttaagcccgggatttcggcaTCAGGACCCCTACTTCCCTCCCTCATATCTATAGTGGCAGAAATTTACAATTAATCAGTTAAAAAGACCaactttgttttcatatttgctTCTTCCTTATTGACAGTACTAAGGCTGGACAGgttagtctgtactcagagtagaTTTTGAGGTTTAAATACAGCTATTTTTTTAGGACttagactactataacacatagtagtctcaggttATAATGAACCTTAAACGTAAAAAATAACGAAACATCAAAGATAATCGGAAATGTACTATCCTTTATTTCTGGGGTCCCAGATTGCCTGTTCTGTGATTTTCAAAATTGCATACCTCCTTAAAGCTTTCTGTATACTTGTTTTAGACAAGACAAAACGGTTTAGTAAATTAACTCTCATTCGTCCTACTTTCTGTTTACGCCCTACTTTCACTTTAGTTGCCAGAAGTGCTGAAGTCGTAAAAAAAACCCATGACCAAAATCGtatgatttaattataaacataataaaaatatataaaatatataaaatgatttctttttaagATTGTAGTTAAACTACTAATTGTGAATAATTAATGATTTTGCTGTATAAATTCCATTTACGACAAATATGTCAGCGcccatacaaaaaaaaatcaaaacatattttatgtaaatttaaagTAGTCAACGTGAATAAGGTAGATATTTCTAATACTAATAGTTACAAATTATTGAAGTATGAATAAGAACCTAGTtagttttatagttttattgtaTTATCGAACTTAGTTACGCTAAGTAGAAATTATAACTTCTATACGGATTGCACAATCACCTGAAAATCATTCCTGATTGTTAATGTTATGGTCTGTGTGAGATGATGCAATACACcaaacagtataaaaaaaatagcgtTAGGTTTTTAACAGACCAAAGGACTTTCATTAaaccatataaaaaaaggaagaatGAAGACATTATCAAGGTAACCATAAATGAgaggggataggacctttatcgggactttgggattgggtgtttttaagctcgggattttgAGATTGACCTAGTATTTTAAAGCCCAGGATTTAGTGACTTTAAGCCCCAGATTTCAGGATCAGGGCCCCTCCTAACCCCATTAATATATTAAGATTGAAAAAATCATAGTATGTATGTACTGGTAAATGCCTCTGTTATCCTAAGAACCACTTGAAAGCTGCGAGTGTATAGTTGCATCCAAGTACACTCCCTATGGGgattaatggagatgtgtcactaacatatatttatacaacAATTACTTTTACAAGGACAAATCCCCACCCAACACAAAGCTGTCAAAGGGAGTGCTAGATATAGGTCGCCGTGTAGTctttaatatgaggcaggcataacctgtgaatggggacggtctgtatgtattattttttttaattcaaacatattgataaaagaaacggaaataccgttacgttcccgattttggttctgttgttagggatttagCTGTGATattctttaagttatgacgtcatattcaatgttaacaaaagaaacgctttcatcaggtaaggttttttcatatcaatcaattataaaaaaaaaagaatttgtatTTAGTTccaatcttatattttactagactgataaatatatattttattgaaagtcTCATGGAAACAAGAACGGAAAAGGAAGTAAATCTCTGCGGGGAATACAGGGAAAACGGGAACAAGAAGTAGATCtgaaataaaaagttaacaattttgagttcattaaaattaatttaataaaatgaaaaattcgggaaattttcccgattttttttttaaattaatttttctacCATAATTGGGGACTTTGTCCCCATattatggtggaggaagccaAAGTACTTAGAGAGAACTACTGGGCCACTTGGTAGAAACAGACAGAAAGATATCAGAAGATTGATCTCAAAGATtagtcctataatataagactTTGAAGATTACATGCATCATTTACATTAAAACGTTTTTtatcaagtatttttttgtttacaatcaATGTTCAAGGTTCTGTCttttatgatataatatcactatattttcaaattcagtTTTGATCTCTTGTCTGAGTTAAACACAACAAAGAAGATGGATTCAACAACAACATCCCCTAAGAAACTACAGAAGAAAAGGACTCAGCAATACTCTATGTGTTTTCTATACAACACTGGAGAGGCTATTGCCAAGTTAACAGGACTGACTGTTGCTACATGTAATCCCTCTACAGAGAAAGGCAAAGCAACAACATTAATTGATGAGACTAAGGAGGCAACAggtaaaatatatgttgaaaagaatgattttattgtaaaaagacAAACTCTTTATAACTCAACAGCACATGTACATTCAAGAATCCAACATTATCTACATTGTacctgaaataaatataattcaaaatatttgataaaaaagtaAAGAAGCATAAAAATAGAGCTTTAGTTATTTCAATGAATAATGATTGTCTGAACATTGTTTTCGTGGACTGTTAAGCTATGAATTTGCAATCATCAGTCTATAagaatatttaattgatttctaTATTTCAGTACAACAAAGACCAGATTTTACTACAGTATCGGAAAAAATGTCTTGTAATTACTGTGAAGCTGACTTTGAATCAAGAGAAGAACAGGTAACTACATTTATTATTACAACAGTATTGGGATATTTTTTGGAAGATCTGTTGAGTAATGCTGTGtgctcaattaaaaaaaaaatctataaatgtTTAGTGTTAATTTTGTATAACAGTTACTTTCATGTGTGGAAAAGTAATTGTAGGTATGTCatttatgtatatatctttattgAATATAATCTTTACCATATATTTGTTAGGTACTGTAAGTTATGAAATTATAATGATGTTTTAGTTATTGCGAAAAAGCGACAgggttttaaacttttaatcgcaataatataaattcacattttgaaatattttatatgaattaaacaggatttttctcaatatctcaaaaatataattgcattttagtctaaattgacaaaatcacaataataaaagcacgcattaatttctgaatttataatatttatgttttttacatgaaaataaacaatagatATGCTATTCTATTTCAGAAAAGACATTACAAATCAGATTGGCACAGATATAATCTGAGACTAAGATTAAAGGGACTAAACTCTGTAAATGAAGACCAGTTTGAAGAGCTTTCAGGTAAAGacgagcattttgaaattttaaataaatgatatctgATCACAGAGAACAATATGACTTTTACATTTCTACACAATTGATGCATCTACCATGgttattttggttattttaccAAACAGAATGCtccttgtattatattttaagtgAATATTTTGTTATACCAGTATCtaatgtttcatatttgtttgtatgtGGATTTTATCAGTTGGTTCTAAtggcatacatgtatgtaagttATGTATCTAGGTTTGGAAGTACTTGTTCAAATCATTTATctcattttaaacatttctttttttaggaGATTTATCAGTTGAATAGCACTAATAATTGGTTAAGTGCTATCATAAAAGTTTTTCTCTTGTGTATATTTTCTCTAACTGACCTTAACAACAACACATAGTCATTAATAAGGAAAAAACACAAGTGAAAATTGAATTAGACATGGTATGAAATCAGGGCTATGAATCAAGTCTCTCAATGttcagaataaatatataacaagtatAGTATTACAGttgtattcaaattaaatgCAATAAtgcaataatttgatataaatttgacagGAAATATATCCAGTTTATCTGGCTCCGAGTCTGACAGTGATGATGATGACAACCATGCTACAAGTAAACCTATTGGAATGGCTGCCAGGTTTCAGAGGAAATTAGAGGTCATAGGAACAGGAAGTAGTACAGACAGTGACACCGAGGACAATATAATGGATGACAGAGCTCGCAAATAtccaaaaatatttcttaaaaattcaCTGGGCGATCTAATATCTCTATACAGATGTGTTGTGTGTCACAAAAAGGTAAGGTGGATTTCCTTATAACATCCTAGGCAAAGAGATACACCAGTTCCCATTTTTAGAAAGATTTGCAAATTGATCATACTTCCTTTCCTTTGCATATTATCTAAttgtttcatttgatattttattaatagAAACACAAAGGATATGGGGTATCCATCCATGACACAATATCAGTACatgcacacaaaaaaaacctcaCAAAAAGCATTttccatttgaatggttttaccaATGTCATTTTTCAGGCCCTTTTTAGCTTGCTGTTcaatgtgagccaaggctccatgttgaagatgtactttgacctgtaatggtttacttttataatttgcgACTTAGATGATagagtctcattggcactcataccacatcttcttatatctatttatcggtcgtcccactgtctatatcattctgttcagctcttaatattattccgtatcatgtctttgtgacgtcaaatacgttgacccggtTTTAATAACTTTGAGCCGGGTATATGAGCGatgtcataatgtttgaactgACGTTAAaaactttgacccgaacttatcaagtcatcttttgtgtgctggtgaaacaaagaaaacacttctgaaACACGCAAATGTAGCccgataaatagattatcagattatctacatattgatattgtaaaatatcagctgcttgacattatatgaaggATTTTTGATCTAGTTCGCTatgctcactcgacaaaaacttcatattatgtctcgcagctgatattttacgatatcaacatgcagataacctgataatcggtacataTTCACATCTGACagaatgccaaaaaaaaagtaaaatttaaaaacaattctttTTCAGGTTACTCCAACTAGCCATTCAGATTTAATGTCCATGGTAACAGACATTCCAATGCATATGAAGTGGGCAGTCATGATGTCAAGTGGAGGACATTTTGCTGGAGCAATATTTGATAGGTAAGAAACAAACCTTTGGatttaatatacaatataaagaGTGAAACTGTTTGAATGATTATTATATGActtcaaaagaaacaaaatacatgtataatagaaaattgaaatacctgcgtgataaaaaaaactcattcaCTTTGATGCAGATTGTAAATTATGAGAAGACAAAAACCAACAGGCCTATTGACATGCAATTGGCATGGTATTAACAATTACTGAAAATTAATCTGGAGGTCTTTTACACGTACATTGCCCAGCAAACCTATTTCTGCTTATGCAACTCCATGTTAAAACTggttaacaacaaaaaataagataGAAGGAAAAGATATTTCTATTGGTTTTGTGCAATATCAGAGCTCATTTGGACCCAATGAAGGTTATAATGATAACGTTTGTATATTGTCACCTTTATGTAATACACTTGTCAGCAAAaactacttttaaaataaattcatcaaagAGTCTTTTGAAATAAACCTAATGAATCTGTGATAGAAACACCCAtgatttagtatatatatataaataagaatacAAGTTATTATTAGATACTGAACctcttttatattaattatctACCCCTAAAATTtcattgtaatgttaaattctaaaaaaatagtcaaactaacatgtatattgtttattgtAGGGATAACATAATTGCTCATAAAACATTTCATCGATACGTTGTGAGAGCTAAGCGTGGTACAGCACAGAGTAGTAGAGATAGTCAGGGTAATGCTCCTAAATCTGCTGGTGCTGCTCTTAGGAGATATAATGAGGCTGCTTTACAAGAGGTAGGACATAAAATATCTTGTAATCTATTGTTAGTTTATTGGAAAAAAGTCTTTACATCAtcattcaaaataacaattttcatacCTTTTGTATTTGCTAAAGCATTAACACTGTCTCTGCAAATACATAATGTAGATTCAGATATTCTGGAATAcaattctttttattcattcttTAAATCTGCTGGtttaaaaacaatcaattcaggatgatgatgattttaatgaagaacagcaataaaatcaCTGTTCCTTTGatttttgtaggttttttttatgcacataTACTAATTTTATGTCATCAGTTAATACCccatatctttcttttctatcAGATTTTTTCTCATAGGCACATGGACATTGTATATAACTTAAATCTTTTTCCATATTTCAGGATGTCAGAGCGCTGCTTACATCATGGGATGAACATATTAAATCATGTGACCTCATTTTCCTTAGAGCTCCTAGTTTTAATAAGAAGATATTTTTCTCTGGCAAAACACCACCATTAGATAAAAAAGACAAGAGAATTAGAATGATACCATTTCAGACCAAACGACCAACTCATAATGAGGTTCAAAGAGTTCATCAGATGCTTGCTTCAATAGAATCATATGGTAAGCTAAATCTGAGATTTTCTTTTTCCATGGTCAGGCTATAAGTTAGTAGTTCTATCAAATGTTCTCTAAATGACATTGCCATTAGATGTGCAGAGTTTTATGAAGTGTTATAAGGTTTTTAAGCCAAAGCTGTAGCGGAGGGCACATTAAGTTTTCCCTTTGTCTTTCTGTACATCCATATATCTGTAGTATGTTCCAAAATTGGTTATTCCTGCATAGTCTGCTATTTGGCTGAAGTCACATGAagatttggttttcatgttatattttggaattttggttttcaatgGTTCAAACATAACAAAAAGCAGTTACTAAATGAGCCTCTATGTCACATTAATTGTAAGTATGGTtccatgagaaaaaaaacatttggaaGCCACATCCCTCCTGGACATTTGTTGATTAAAGTGAACTATCAGTTTTTGGGCAGACAGAAAACTACcttagatattttattttctaaaagcaCATAAGAACTACAATCttctgaaattttattttaaaattatattcttgatatataaaaaagatgatgtagtatgattgccaataagaaaactctaCACAAGATACCAATTGACCCAGCAACTAACACCTGTAGTCTTCTATATTATCACACAATAggatatttacaaaaatcagacaattttttcacagcttgtaacttaagggcatacgacagttttgaacctgtatttacaagttgatgaaaatttgcatataggctattttttacctgattaaatcaaatatgtaataaaaaatataccttcatgtgctactttttgagtaaaatgaggtcgaaattttgtatatttgctcaaaattcagatttgtgtccatattttctttttcgaaagaaagacataacttttttgttttaaaagataaacacaaatatttttttgttaaataatcggtaatttctgtattttaaaagtatcaatacaaattatgcaatttttattccgaaataactcatatttatcaaatgttcatgaatagaggaaaaaaagtaattttttgctgcatgtttatcaaaatttaaaaaaatcctctatttacagttttataaaaattgggtcacataatctccttgtaaaataatacaaattgctgttttgaaaaataggggtccatgaactcgttttcaaattaaatcagtttgaatgataaaaatcagtcgaaaatgcatcttttcccgatatgtcacagttttaCGTTAGCAATGTCATTACCtccccctgtaactgtatcgtatgcccttaaaacaATTTCTGTGAccaatactttttattacaacCCCTGCAAAAACAAAGTTTAGACTTTGTAGGTTAGGTATCACCATGTATGTTTGTCAGTCTATAGCTTATAACTTTTGTACTGTTAAACTATGGTTTATCTAACTTGGTATACAGTTGCTGGTTATGTTTCATAAACTAAGTCGGGTCACATTTTCAGGTGAGGAAGCAGGGATACAGGACTTCATTCCTCTTTCCCCACAGCTGACATTTAGTGCAGACGTTGGGAAGTTAGTTATTGTTCCAGAAGATATCACATGCTCCCCTCGACATAGAAAAAGTAGGGACAGACTAGGTACTTCTCCACTGACTAAACAATATGAAGAAGATGATGAAATACCTCGAGAAAAGGGACAAACGAAAATGGGCCTTGGTaagttattcttttattttagtacatttatgataaaataatttattatgtaTCCAAATGTTTGTTATACTTATCACTTATCTTATGAAGGAGGATATACAGGTTGTTGTAGCCATTTGTAGACTAGTTTTTGCAGTTGTATAATGCCTAGAACTTGTTAAGTAAAATAGAATAAAtgctattattattttatttgactaTTTGTTGCTTAATATAGGGATGTCTTACTCTCAAAATTACCGtaatcatttattattatatatatgaattaataGTTCTGATgtgaaaattgatttttttagacTATTTATTAAAAAGTGAAAGTTTTCCCACTTCATCTGGAAATTCTACAGCAAGTGACTCAGAATTAGTAGCAGTTATGCAGACGCTTAAAACAGACCATCTCAAAGAATTCGACATGTCCAAGAAACCAAAAAGGAAGAAAAATACCAGAAAAAGAAGACTTTCCCTAAAACATCAAGTGGAGCCTGGAACCAATCCGTTgggtaaaatatatatagatagatatttttttgCCTCCTCAGTAGCGGAGGTGGcattaatttcatttcattcattttctACTTACCACCTGAGAAATATACATACGGATGTCCGTACGTCCCAAAATTGGTTTTCattctttaactttagtttgcctcaaacaAATGGTATGAGACTTATGCACAATGCTTATTcccacaaaacaaaaatcaagtgTGAATTTTGGTGGTGTTGCTTTCACCTTCtctttacaaatgtaaaaattgcaagtgtttatcatttttattttgaaaaggtgaatgaattttgatatgcttgtcaaaattcaaatatcatTATAGAACTTACAGGACTTTTCTCTTCTCAGTTCAAAATGATAAGTGAATTTCCAATTATTTGTGTTACAAATAACAACAGACATGTTCCTAAACCATCAGCTTTTCTGGGAAGTGATAAGTGAAacttaatgtttatataatctTGCATCTGATGAATAAGTGCTTGGGAAAAgcaaaatttttgttatacataaagatgtttgaaattttgaagtGCGTATGTATTTAAAAGGCATGAtctgttcaaattatttttgtagctTTATAATATAAGTAGTTAACTGCATTAGTAAACTGGAGCAGTAAACTGGAGCTTTAAATTAACGGTAATATTTTCCATGTCTTTTGAGGTACCCTTCAAGAAGTTGCTTTAACAGCCATAAAAATTTATACAGTAATTATTGATAAATTATCATAAGATATGAACAGTGTATTTACATTATTTCAGATGAAGAGAAATACCACTTGAAaaacagtttatatacagcttgTAAAGTTGGTGATGCAGACTCCCTTCTTAATCTTCTAGCTGTTTTCAATGTGTCAGACAAATCTGATGATGAAGGAGGTCAAGGTGATTCAAAGGTCATAGGTGATAAAGAAATTGTTGTTAGTGTCGTAGATGGAGAAAATGTAATACAGGAAACTATGGAAGGAATTGTAAAGTCAGACCGTAATTTTAATACCAGTGGAAGTGAAATAcaatttgatattgatatagATGATGTGAAGGGTCAAGATACTAATAGTTTGACCTTGGAAACTGAAAATGTTATTCATAATGAAAACAAAGTGGACCCTCAGTTGACTAGTGATAATCATAAAAGCACTAGGACAGAAAATACTGAAAATCAGGAAACTAAAAGCAAAGATAAGAACATTGATAACTTCAGTGAAGATCTACCTAAGAAGCAATCTGAATTGACTTCTGAATGTACTGAACAAGTGCAAGATGTTGAAAATGTGTTTGTTGATTCAGTGAATGAAAAATCCAACATGACTCTTAATGTTAAAGAAAACAGTCGACCAGCAAGCAGAGACGGGAGTCGATCTCGTCACTCCTCAGCCACTGAGGTGTTATCTCCTATAATTGTAACTTCTGAGTTACTGAATGAACCAATAGGAGacagtgagacaactctactGATGATAGCAGCTAAAGAAGGTCACAGGAAACTTATTCAAATGTTGATGAAAGCAGGATCAAATCCAGCTATCAAGtaatactttattta
Proteins encoded:
- the LOC134706632 gene encoding tRNA endonuclease ANKZF1-like produces the protein MDSTTTSPKKLQKKRTQQYSMCFLYNTGEAIAKLTGLTVATCNPSTEKGKATTLIDETKEATVQQRPDFTTVSEKMSCNYCEADFESREEQKRHYKSDWHRYNLRLRLKGLNSVNEDQFEELSGNISSLSGSESDSDDDDNHATSKPIGMAARFQRKLEVIGTGSSTDSDTEDNIMDDRARKYPKIFLKNSLGDLISLYRCVVCHKKVTPTSHSDLMSMVTDIPMHMKWAVMMSSGGHFAGAIFDRDNIIAHKTFHRYVVRAKRGTAQSSRDSQGNAPKSAGAALRRYNEAALQEDVRALLTSWDEHIKSCDLIFLRAPSFNKKIFFSGKTPPLDKKDKRIRMIPFQTKRPTHNEVQRVHQMLASIESYGEEAGIQDFIPLSPQLTFSADVGKLVIVPEDITCSPRHRKSRDRLGTSPLTKQYEEDDEIPREKGQTKMGLDYLLKSESFPTSSGNSTASDSELVAVMQTLKTDHLKEFDMSKKPKRKKNTRKRRLSLKHQVEPGTNPLDEEKYHLKNSLYTACKVGDADSLLNLLAVFNVSDKSDDEGGQGDSKVIGDKEIVVSVVDGENVIQETMEGIVKSDRNFNTSGSEIQFDIDIDDVKGQDTNSLTLETENVIHNENKVDPQLTSDNHKSTRTENTENQETKSKDKNIDNFSEDLPKKQSELTSECTEQVQDVENVFVDSVNEKSNMTLNVKENSRPASRDGSRSRHSSATEVLSPIIVTSELLNEPIGDSETTLLMIAAKEGHRKLIQMLMKAGSNPAIKDKYGQTAYQLTSDKETRNEFRRFMAKCPERYDYDSGKVPGPLTEEMEAERRKKDAERKRIQKKAKQERDKEKKAEEAIQRVEEEAKKRFLSMPDRDKRALAAEKRIQQQKLSEGIQVVLSRCYQCAKDMTGKVPFEYFEFKFCSPKCLREHRQKTGKS